The following DNA comes from Amycolatopsis albispora.
TTCGGGCGGTCGATCATCGAGTTCCAGGGCGTGGAGTTCCTGCTGGCCGACATGGCCGCCGCGGTGGAATCCTCGCGGGCCATGTACCTGGACGCGGCGCGCCGTCGGGACCGGGGCCTGCCGTTCCAGCGGCAGGCGTCGATCGCGAAGCTGGTCGCCACGGATGCCGCGATGAAGGTGACCACCGACGCCGTCCAGGTGCTCGGCGGCGCCGGGTACACGCGGGACTTCCCGGTGGAGCGGTACATGCGGGAGGCGAAGGTGCCGCAGATCTTCGAAGGCACCAACCAGATCCAGCGCGTGGTGATCGCCCGAGAACTGCGAAAGGCCTGACGGCGACTACTCTGAGCACCGCGCGACAACCAAGGCGACAACTGGCATATGCCACCCGCTATCCTGTGGTGCGACGTGAGGAGATGCCGTGACAGCACTGCCGGAGCCCATTCCGCAGCCGCTTGAGGTGGATCATCTGCTGACGGTTGCGGAGTACGCCGCGCTCGGCGAGACCGAGCACGGCTACACGGAGCTTCAGGAAGGCCGCCTGGTGATGTCGCCCAGCCCCAGACCTGCCCACAACCACGCTTGCGGAGAGCTGTACGTCCAATTGAGAAGCCAGCTCTCCGAGGAGTGGCGCGCGCTCCAGGACATCGACATCGATCTGGAGTTGGCCGGGCCGGACGAGCCCGGGTTCTCGCGGCGCCCCGATCTGATCGTCGCCGGGCTCGACGGGATCCGGCGGGCGGAGGAAAGCGGCCGGCTGATCTCCGCCAAGGACGTGCTGATCGTGGTCGAGATCGTGTCGCCGGGGTCGCGGCGTACGGACACCGTGATCAAGCACGGCGAGTACGCCGACGCGGGCATTCCGCACTACTGGATCGTCGACCTCACCGAGCCGGTTTCGCTCACGGCCTGCCACCTCGCCGAGGGCTTCGGCTACCAGAACGCGCCGGAGGTGTCCGGCAGGACCACCCTGCCGGAACCCTTCCCGCTCGAGATCGACCTCGGTCAGCTTTCCCGGTAGCGGCGCGGGGCGACCACGCCTTCACCGCTCGCCTCGTCGAAGTGGTAGACCTGCCGCCCCCGGACGAACACGCGCATGGCCCGGTTCATCACGTCCAGCGGGTCACCCGACCAGATCACCACGTCGGCGTCCAGGCCCGGCGTCAGCGAGCCGACCCGGTCGTCGAGACCCAGCATTTCCGCCGGGTTCACGGTCAGCGAGCGCAGCGCGGTCTCCGGGTCCAGCCCGTCCTTGACCGCCAGCGCCGCCTGGTAGACCAGGAAGTTGATCGGGATCACCGGGTGGTCGGTGGTGATCGCGATCTTCACCCCGGCCCGCGCCAGGATGCCCGCCGAGCGCAGCGTCCGGTTCCGCAGCTCCACCTTGCTCCGCGTGGTGAACAGCGGCCCCAGGATCACCGGCACCTCCCGCTCGGCGAGCAGGTCGGCGATCAGGTGCCCCTCGGTGCCGTGGTTGATCACCAGCCGGTAGCCGAACTCGTCGGCCAGCCGGATCGCGGTCACCATGTCGTCGGCCCGGTGCACGTGCTGGTCCCAGTACAGCTCCCCGTCGAGGACCTTCGCCAGCACCTCCTTGGTCAGGTCGGTCTCGAACGGCTTGCCCTCGGCACGCGCGTGCTCGCGCTGCGCCGCGTAGTTCCGCGCCTTCGTGAACGCCTCGCGCAGCACCGCGGCCACGCCGAGCCTGGTCGAGGGCGTCTGACTTTTATCCCCGTACACGCGTTTCGGGTTCTCGCCCAGTGCGCTCTTCACGCTGACGCGCTCGGCGAAAACCATGTCGAGCGCGGTCCGGCCCCAGGTCTTCACGCCGACGGTCTGCCCGCCGATCGGGTTGCCCGAACCCGGCTTGATCACCGCGCTGGTCACCCCACCGGCCAGTGCGTCGTCGAAGCCGGTTTCGGTCGGGTCGATGCCGTCCAGCGCGCGGAAGCGGGCGCCGTTCGGGTCGGTCATCTCGTTGACGTCATTGCCCGACCAGCCCTCGCCCTCCTCGTGCACGCCGAGGTGCGCGTGCGCGTCGATGAACCCGGGCAGCACCCAGCTCCCGGACGCGTCGATCAGCTCGGCGTCCTCCGGAACGTCCACATCGGCCTCGGCGCCGACGGCGGCGATCTTCCCGCCTTCGATCAGGACCGTGCCACCGTCGATCGGGTCACCGTCGACGGGCACCACATAGCCACCAACAATCGCGCTCACCATGGCCGACACGCTAAACCAAGTCCGTTCAGGACACGCGGATCCCCCAGCTCCCCGTCCAGGATTCGCCAGGGGACAGCTCGATCAGGTCGGTACCGGAGTTCAGCGCGTCCGCCGGGCAGGTCATCGGCTCGATCGCGACCCCGCGGCCGCGCCCGACCAGTTCCGCGGGCGTGAACACCTGCACCCACTTGAAGTCCGGGCCCGCCCAGATGTCGAGCTGCCGGTCCTCGTGGCTGAGCCGGAAGTGGTGGTTGCCGTCGGCTTCGGTGGTCAGGCCGCCGAACGCGGTGTCCAGGTCCACACCGCCGAGAATGACACCTTCGCGGAAGTCGTACTCGGTGCCTTCGACGTCCTGCTCCTCTTTGTACGGCAGCTGCGCGTCGGCGTCGTACGGCCGCACGCGGGTGGCGGGCAGGGTCAGCGTCAGGTCGTCGGTCGGCGTGTCGCCGATCCGGAAGTACGGGTGCGTGCCGAGGCCGACGCCGATCGCCGACTCGCCCTCGTTGCGGATCTCGTGGGTCACGGTCAGCTCGCGCGGCGCGACCTCGTAGGTGGTCGTCGCGCGCAGCGGCACCGGCCAGCCCGGCTGCTCCGGCACGTCCACCGCCATCGTGATCGACGATTCGGCGTGCTCGAGCAGCTCCCACTCCTCGCGCCGGGTCAGCCCGTGGATCGCGTTGCCCCGCTTCTCCTCGGTGACCTCGAGCTGCTGCTTCTCCCCCTGGTAGACCCACTGCCCGGCCTTGGTGCGGTTGGGCCACGGCAGCAGCACCTGCCCCGCGCCCTTCGGCGGCTTCTCGTCCTCGCCGAAGGTTTCCAGGAACGGCACCCCGCCGACCTCGAAGGCACGCAGGCCGGCGCCGATCTCGGTGACGACCGCGCGGGCCCCGCCGCGGGTGATCTCGAACTGTGCTCCTGTGGGATTGGCCATGGCGCACCAATCTACCGGCTGGACAATCGGGCGCGGGTGCGCGAGCTTGGTCCGCGTGAAGGTGCATCACTTGAACTGCGGCACGTTCCGGCCCACCGGCGGCAGGCTGGTCGACGGCCAGGGCGGGGCGGCCCACCGCGCGCGCCTGGTCTGCCACTGCCTGCTGATCGAAACCGGGAACGGGCTGGTGCTGGTCGACACCGGGCTCGGCCTGCAGGCGCTGGAGCAGCCGGGACCGTGGATGGGGCCGTCGCGCTGGCTGCTCAGCGCGACACCGCGCCGCGAGGAAACGGCCGCGCAGCAGATCACCGACCTGGGGTACGCCCTCGGCGACGTGCGCGACATCGTGCTCACTCACCTCGACTTCGACCACGCGGGCGGGCTGGCCGACTTCCCGCACGCCACCGTGCACGTCTACGAGCGCGAGCACCGGGCGCTGACCGCGCCGGCCAACGCCACCGAGCGGCTGCGGTACCGGCACGCGCAGTTCGAGCACGGCCCGAAGTGGCGGACCTACGCCGAGCCGGGCGAGGACTGGTTCGGCTTCCGCGCGGTGCGGGAGCTGCCCGGACTGCCGCCGGAGATCCTGCTGGTGCCGCTGGCCGGGCACACCATGGGGCACGCCGGGGTCGCGGTGGACACCGGGAACGGCTGGCTGCTGCACGCGGGCGACGCGTACTTCTTCCACGGCCAGCTGAACCCCGGGCAGCCGCACTGCCCGCCGGTGCTCACCGCGTTCCAGACCTTCACCCAGACCAACCGGCGGGCCCGGCTGGAGAACCTGGGCAGGCTGCGGGACCTGGCGATCGGCCACCGCGACGAGGTGACCGTCTTCTGCGCGCACGACCCGCTGGAACTGCGCCAGGCCCAGCGCCCCTGATGTCACGAATGTGGCTTTCGAGACGAAAAACGTCTCGAAAGCCACATTCGTGACACTCAGCCGACCGGGGGTTCCAGTGGTTGCCGGTCGGCTTCGGAGTGGGTGGCGCGCATGATCAGCCAGTTGATGCCCCACAGCACCAGGCCGACCGCGAGCAGGATCGCGGCCACCGTGTAGTCCCGCGCCGGCCGTCCCGACAGCGGGGTGACCAGGTACACGCAGAAGATCGCGGCCAGCACCGGGATCACCGTCGGTGCCCTGAAGTGCTTGTGCGCCGCCTTTTCCTTGCGCAGCACCAACACCGCCACGTTGACGATGGCGAAAACCACCAGCAGCAGCAACGCCGTGGTACCACCCAGCACGCCGATGTCCACAAAGGACACGAGGCCGATGGCGATCAGGCTGGTGAACACGATGGCCACCCACGGGCTCCGGCGGAACGGGTGCACCGTGCCCAGCTGCTTCGGGATGATCCGCTGGTTCGCCATGCCGTAGAGCAGGCGGCTGGCCATCAGCATGTTGATCAGCGCCGAGTTGATCACCGCGAACAACCCGATCGCGGAGAAGACCTCACGCGGGAAGCCGGGCGCGCCGACGTCGAGCACCTTCAGCAGGGCGCTGCTCTTGGCCGCCTCCAGGTCGTCCGCCGGGACCAGCAGCGAAGAGGTCACCGAGACCAGGATGTAGATGGTCGCGGCGATGACCATGCCCCACAGCATCGCCTTCGGGAAGATCCGGATCGGGTCCTTGCACTCCTCGGCCATGTTCACCGAGTCCTCGAAGCCGACCATCGCGAAGAACGCCAGCGAGGTGGCCGAGGTGATGGCCACCAGCATGGTCTGGTTCTCGGTGTCGAACTGGGTCAGCCGCGAGGCGTCGCCGTTGCCGTTGAGCACCGCCCACACACCGACCCCGATGATGATCAGCAGCCCGCCGATCTCGATGCAGGTCAGCACCACGTTGGTCTTCACCGATTCGGCGACGCCCCGGAAGTTGATCAGCGCCAGGCCGATCACGAAGAGGATCGCCACCAGTGGCATCGGCGCGGTGATGAACTCCGCGAGATAGGTGTCACCGAAGGCCTTCGCCGCCGACGATGCCGAGGTGATCCCCGAGCACATCACCGCGAAGGCCACCATGAAGGTGAGGAACCTGATCTTGAACGCCTTGTGCGTGTACAGCGCCGCTCCGGCCGCCTGCGGGTACTTGCCCACCAGTTCCAGGTAGCTGAACGCGGTCATGAACGCGACCACGAACGCGAGCAGGAACGGCAGCCACAGCGCCCCGCCGACCCGGCCGGCCACCTGCCCGGTGAGCGCGTAGACGCCGGTTCCGATGATGTCCCCGACCACGAAGAACAGCAGCAGCTTGGAGCCCATCACCCGCTTGAGGCTCGGCTGACCGGCCGGACCGGTCTCGGGCTCGGTTGTCGTCGTGTCCGCCATGCGGCAAGAGTGTGCCGCATCACTTCCGTGACCGACAGTCCGGCTTGATCTGTTCTTCGTCACGTCTTGGCGACGGGGGCCCGGTAACGCCAGAAAGCGGGCAGCAGCATTACCGCGACCACCAGTAGGGCGATCACCAGCAATCCGCCGCCGCTGGTCGCGACGGCCGTGCCGACCCCGGCCGCGGCCCAGCCGTGCGACAGGTCGGCGATGCGCGGCCCGCCCGCGACGACCACGGTCAGCGCGCCCTGCATCCGGCCGCGCATCTCGTCGGTGGAGGCGGCCTGGAGAATGGCCATCCGGTAGATCGCGCTGACCATGTCGGCCGCGCCGGCCAGCGCCAGGAAGACGATCGCCAGCCACAGCGAGTCGGCCAGGCCGAAGGCGAACACGCACAGCCCCCAGGCGGCGATGGAGACCACCACCGCCACGCCGTGCCTGCTGATCCTGGTCAGCCAGCCGGACATCAGCCCGATCAGCATCGCGCCGAGCGGGATCGCGGTGTACAGCCAGCCGAGCGCGAGGCCGCCGCCCGGCGGGTCGCCGAAGGTCCGCTCGGCCATCTCGGGGAACAACGCGCGCGGCATGCCGGCCACCATCGCGATCACGTCCACCACGAACGAGGCCAGCAGCACCTTCTGGGTGGCCATGTAGCGGAACCCGTCGAGCACGTCACGCAGGCCGGCGCGGCGGACCTGGCCGGACAGCGGCAGCATCGCGGGCAGCTTCCACACCGCCCACAGCGTCAGCGCCAGCGCCACCGTGTCGAACAGGTACAAAGTGGACAGACCGACCACCGGCAGCAGCGCACCGGCGGCCAGCGGGCCGAACACCGCGCCGAACTGGCTCATCGTGCTCTGCAGCGCGATCGCCGGCGGCAGCAGCTCCTCGGGCACCAGCCGTGCGACCACCGCGCTGCGCGTGGGCATGTTGATCGCGAAGAAGGCCTGGTTCACGCCGAGCAGCACGAGCACCACCCAGACCGAGTTCACCGCGAAGAACGCTTGCGCCCACAGCAGGGCGGCGGTGACCGCGATGCCGGTGTTGGTGACCATCAGCAGCTTGCGGCGGTCCACAGTGTCCGCGATGGCGCCGCCCCACAGGCCGAACACCAGCAGCGGCACCAGCGCGACGGCCCCGGTCAGGCCGACGTAACCGGACGAACCGGTCAGGTCGAACACCTGCTTGGGCACCGCGACCGCGGTCAGCTGGCTGCCGATGGCGGTGACCACGGTGGTCAGCCAGAGCCGCCGGAAGGCCGGGATCCGCAACGGACGCGTGTCCATCACGATCGAGCCGAGTACCTTGCGGGCGCCCTTCGGTTTCCTGGTTCCCGCGTCAGTGCTCACCGAAGAAGCTTAGCCGGGCTAAGCTGTTGCGGTCGCGTGATTTTCGCTACGGGGCGACGCGCTCGATCTTCCAGCCGTCGTCGGTGCGGACGTACCGCAGCCGGTCGTGCAGGCGGTCGCGCTGGCCCTGCCAGAACTCG
Coding sequences within:
- a CDS encoding Uma2 family endonuclease, which produces MTALPEPIPQPLEVDHLLTVAEYAALGETEHGYTELQEGRLVMSPSPRPAHNHACGELYVQLRSQLSEEWRALQDIDIDLELAGPDEPGFSRRPDLIVAGLDGIRRAEESGRLISAKDVLIVVEIVSPGSRRTDTVIKHGEYADAGIPHYWIVDLTEPVSLTACHLAEGFGYQNAPEVSGRTTLPEPFPLEIDLGQLSR
- a CDS encoding amidohydrolase, whose protein sequence is MVSAIVGGYVVPVDGDPIDGGTVLIEGGKIAAVGAEADVDVPEDAELIDASGSWVLPGFIDAHAHLGVHEEGEGWSGNDVNEMTDPNGARFRALDGIDPTETGFDDALAGGVTSAVIKPGSGNPIGGQTVGVKTWGRTALDMVFAERVSVKSALGENPKRVYGDKSQTPSTRLGVAAVLREAFTKARNYAAQREHARAEGKPFETDLTKEVLAKVLDGELYWDQHVHRADDMVTAIRLADEFGYRLVINHGTEGHLIADLLAEREVPVILGPLFTTRSKVELRNRTLRSAGILARAGVKIAITTDHPVIPINFLVYQAALAVKDGLDPETALRSLTVNPAEMLGLDDRVGSLTPGLDADVVIWSGDPLDVMNRAMRVFVRGRQVYHFDEASGEGVVAPRRYRES
- a CDS encoding aldose 1-epimerase family protein, whose amino-acid sequence is MANPTGAQFEITRGGARAVVTEIGAGLRAFEVGGVPFLETFGEDEKPPKGAGQVLLPWPNRTKAGQWVYQGEKQQLEVTEEKRGNAIHGLTRREEWELLEHAESSITMAVDVPEQPGWPVPLRATTTYEVAPRELTVTHEIRNEGESAIGVGLGTHPYFRIGDTPTDDLTLTLPATRVRPYDADAQLPYKEEQDVEGTEYDFREGVILGGVDLDTAFGGLTTEADGNHHFRLSHEDRQLDIWAGPDFKWVQVFTPAELVGRGRGVAIEPMTCPADALNSGTDLIELSPGESWTGSWGIRVS
- a CDS encoding MBL fold metallo-hydrolase — encoded protein: MKVHHLNCGTFRPTGGRLVDGQGGAAHRARLVCHCLLIETGNGLVLVDTGLGLQALEQPGPWMGPSRWLLSATPRREETAAQQITDLGYALGDVRDIVLTHLDFDHAGGLADFPHATVHVYEREHRALTAPANATERLRYRHAQFEHGPKWRTYAEPGEDWFGFRAVRELPGLPPEILLVPLAGHTMGHAGVAVDTGNGWLLHAGDAYFFHGQLNPGQPHCPPVLTAFQTFTQTNRRARLENLGRLRDLAIGHRDEVTVFCAHDPLELRQAQRP
- a CDS encoding APC family permease, encoding MADTTTTEPETGPAGQPSLKRVMGSKLLLFFVVGDIIGTGVYALTGQVAGRVGGALWLPFLLAFVVAFMTAFSYLELVGKYPQAAGAALYTHKAFKIRFLTFMVAFAVMCSGITSASSAAKAFGDTYLAEFITAPMPLVAILFVIGLALINFRGVAESVKTNVVLTCIEIGGLLIIIGVGVWAVLNGNGDASRLTQFDTENQTMLVAITSATSLAFFAMVGFEDSVNMAEECKDPIRIFPKAMLWGMVIAATIYILVSVTSSLLVPADDLEAAKSSALLKVLDVGAPGFPREVFSAIGLFAVINSALINMLMASRLLYGMANQRIIPKQLGTVHPFRRSPWVAIVFTSLIAIGLVSFVDIGVLGGTTALLLLVVFAIVNVAVLVLRKEKAAHKHFRAPTVIPVLAAIFCVYLVTPLSGRPARDYTVAAILLAVGLVLWGINWLIMRATHSEADRQPLEPPVG
- a CDS encoding MFS transporter, whose translation is MDTRPLRIPAFRRLWLTTVVTAIGSQLTAVAVPKQVFDLTGSSGYVGLTGAVALVPLLVFGLWGGAIADTVDRRKLLMVTNTGIAVTAALLWAQAFFAVNSVWVVLVLLGVNQAFFAINMPTRSAVVARLVPEELLPPAIALQSTMSQFGAVFGPLAAGALLPVVGLSTLYLFDTVALALTLWAVWKLPAMLPLSGQVRRAGLRDVLDGFRYMATQKVLLASFVVDVIAMVAGMPRALFPEMAERTFGDPPGGGLALGWLYTAIPLGAMLIGLMSGWLTRISRHGVAVVVSIAAWGLCVFAFGLADSLWLAIVFLALAGAADMVSAIYRMAILQAASTDEMRGRMQGALTVVVAGGPRIADLSHGWAAAGVGTAVATSGGGLLVIALLVVAVMLLPAFWRYRAPVAKT